A stretch of the Ctenopharyngodon idella isolate HZGC_01 chromosome 14, HZGC01, whole genome shotgun sequence genome encodes the following:
- the clint1a gene encoding clathrin interactor 1a, with product MLNMWKVRELVDKATNVVMNYTETESKVREATNDDPWGPSGQLMGEIARATFMYEQFPEVMNMLWTRMLKDNKKNWRRVYKSLLLLAYLIRNGSERVVTSAREHLYDLRSIESFHCIDENGKDQGVNVRQKVKELIEFVQDDDRLREERKKAKKNRDKYIGVSSDSMSGYRYSEDKFDFRESRSKWDEDWDKNKGAFPFSEKLGEISDKIGSTIDDTINMFRKKDRDDSPDRFGETDEDRRGTRNGQTGKSEFKDDEETVTTKSVQIVQATETTATRKRGVPSKTIDLGAAAHYTGDKSSTDTNTSQTTSAVNQPSSGLVDLFSADPAPAQPASKGLNSDLIGGFADFSSPAAAATLPSSAAPASSGNGDFGDWNAFPVAQPAVPAAQPVNPAGIDLFSGLQVAPAPASTAPSSDLFDLMGSSQTTNFSTSQSMNFSMTTSQTIGLPPSKSQPLQTMGGPLMPQQPMAQKPNPKASVPSTWSNSSVDISLDYLGPGMQPPKPSQPTLNMMQHGVQTPVNMMTQGFAGMNLGMQAAPTMVRPPTNTMMGGMNMGMQPGMTGSAMSMPPMGGVPVNQGMMGMNMNMGMSTAAMGMPGSMGMGTGMPVMGMNPAMGQPKQDAFADFANFGK from the exons ATGTTGAATATGTGGAAAGTGAGAGAGCTGGTTGATAAAGC aaccAATGTTGTGATGAACTATACTGAAACTGAGTCTAAAGTTCGAGAAGCCACCAATGACGACCCGTGGGGACCCTCTGGACAGTTAATGGGGGAGATCGCCAG GGCTACGTTCATGTATGAGCAGTTTCCAGAGGTTATGAATATGCTGTGGACCAGAATGCTGAAAGACAACAAGAAAAACTGGAGAAGAGTTTACAAG TCTTTACTGCTGCTGGCGTACCTGATTAGAAATGGATCTGAACGTGTGGTCACTAGTGCAAGAGAGCACCTGTATGACTTGCGTTCAATTGAAAGCTTTCATTGTATAG ATGAGAATGGCAAAGACCAGGGTGTCAATGTGCGTCAGAAGGTAAAGGAGCTGATAGAGTTTGTCCAGGATGATGATAGATTGAGAGAGGAGAGGAAGAAAGCCAAGAAAAACAGAGACAAGTATATAGGCGTGTCTTCTGACAGTATGTCGGGTTACAGATACT CGGAGGACAAGTTTGATTTCAGAGAATCACGCTCGAAATGGGATGAAGACTGGGACAAAAACAAGGGAGCTTTCCCTTTCAGTGAGAAACTGGGAGAGATCAGCGATAAGATTGGAAGCACCATTGATGACACAATCAACATGTTCCGCAAAAAAGACAGGGACGACTCGCCTGACAGATTCGG TGAGACAGATGAGGACCGTCGGGGAACACGAAACGGGCAGACGGGGAAATCCGAATTTAAAGATGATGAAGAGACGGTGACAACAAAAAGCGTCCAGATCGTCCAGGCCACGGAGACCACTGCCACTCGTAAGAGAGGTGTTCCGTCCAAAACGATAGACCTGGGAGCAGCTGCGCATTACACTGGCGATAAATCCTCCACCGACACAAACACAAGCCAG ACCACATCAGCAGTGAACCAACCCAGTTCTGGTCTGGTGGACTTGTTCTCAGCAGATCCTGCACCTGCTCAACCAGCCTCCAAAG GTCTAAACTCTGACCTGATTGGAGGTTTTGCTGATTTCTCCTCTCCTGCAGCTGCAGCCACTCTTCCATCATCAGCTG CCCCAGCGTCTAGTGGAAATGGAGACTTTGGGGATTGGAACGCTTTTCCTGTAGCCCAACCAGCCGTCCCGGCAGCCCAGCCTGTCAACCCTGCAGGAATAGACCTTTTCTCAGGTCTGCAGGTGGCTCCTGCCCCTGCATCCACGGCACCCTCATCCGACCTTTTTGACCTTATGGGCTCCTCCCAGACCACTAACTTCAGCACCTCCCAAAGCATGAACTTCTCCATGACCACCTCTCAGACCATTGGCCTGCCACCGTCCAAATCACAG CCACTGCAGACTATGGGGGGCCCACTGATGCCCCAGCAACCGATGGCCCAGAAGCCCAATCCCAAAGCCTCTGTGCCTTCCACCTGGTCCAACTCTAGTGTAGACATAAGCTTGGACTACCTTGGCCCTGGAATGCAGCCACCCAAACCTTCTCAGCCCACACTTAACATGATGCAACATG GAGTTCAGACTCCTGTCAACATGATGACTCAGGGCTTTGCTGGAATGAACCTGGGCATGCAGGCTGCCCCTACAATGGTCAGGCCGCCCACCAACACCATGATGGGAGGAATGAACATGGGCATGCAGCCTGGCATGACCGGTAGTGCCATGTCCATGCCACCTATGGGAGGGGTG